In one Thermococcus sp. 2319x1 genomic region, the following are encoded:
- a CDS encoding phosphorylating glyceraldehyde-3-phosphate dehydrogenase, giving the protein MRVKVGINGYGTIGKRVAYAVSKQDDMELIGVTKTKPDFEAYRAKELGIPVYAASSEFLPRFEKAGFEVAGTLEDLLARVDVIVDATPGGMGEKNKPLYEKTGVKVIFQGGERAEVAEVSFVAQANYEKALGKDYVRVVSCNTTGLTRTLNAIKDYIDYVYAVMIRRAADPNDIKRGPINAIKPSVEVPSHHGPDVQTVIPINIETMAFVVPTTLMHVHSVMVELKKPLTREDIIDIFENTTRVLLFEKEKGFDSTAQLIEFARDLHREWNNLYEIAVWKESISVKGNRLFYIQAVHQESDVVPENVDAIRAMFELADKWESIKKTNKSLGILK; this is encoded by the coding sequence ATGAGAGTCAAGGTAGGAATTAACGGCTACGGGACTATAGGAAAGAGGGTTGCTTACGCAGTTTCAAAACAGGATGATATGGAGCTAATAGGGGTTACAAAGACGAAGCCAGACTTTGAGGCTTATCGTGCTAAAGAGCTCGGAATACCTGTCTATGCAGCATCCAGTGAATTTTTACCGAGATTTGAAAAGGCTGGATTCGAGGTAGCGGGCACTCTCGAGGACCTGCTTGCGAGGGTGGACGTAATCGTAGATGCCACACCCGGAGGAATGGGTGAAAAAAACAAACCCCTCTACGAGAAAACGGGGGTTAAGGTGATATTTCAAGGGGGAGAGAGAGCGGAAGTTGCAGAAGTTTCCTTTGTTGCACAGGCAAACTACGAAAAGGCCCTTGGCAAGGACTACGTTAGGGTTGTCTCCTGCAACACCACCGGCTTAACGAGGACCCTCAACGCAATAAAGGATTATATCGACTACGTCTATGCCGTAATGATCAGAAGGGCCGCTGATCCCAATGACATTAAGAGAGGCCCAATCAATGCAATAAAACCCAGCGTTGAGGTCCCATCACACCACGGCCCCGATGTTCAGACGGTCATTCCAATAAACATCGAGACAATGGCATTTGTCGTACCAACCACATTAATGCACGTCCACAGCGTAATGGTAGAGCTCAAAAAGCCCCTTACAAGGGAAGATATCATCGACATCTTCGAAAACACCACGAGAGTTCTGCTCTTTGAGAAGGAGAAGGGTTTTGACAGCACGGCCCAGCTGATAGAGTTTGCAAGGGATTTGCACAGGGAGTGGAACAATTTATACGAGATAGCGGTGTGGAAGGAGAGCATTAGCGTTAAGGGCAACAGGTTGTTCTACATTCAAGCGGTGCATCAGGAGAGTGATGTGGTCCCAGAGAACGTTGATGCCATAAGGGCAATG